In a genomic window of Mucilaginibacter sp. KACC 22063:
- a CDS encoding mannose-1-phosphate guanylyltransferase produces MNKNYYAIIMAGGIGSRFWPISRTSYPKQFIDILGTGKTLIQNTYDRFLKICPPENIYIVTNENYAELVKTQLPGISDHQILTEPVMRNTAPCVAYGSYKIESMDPDAVIVVAPSDHLILDENAFVNAIQKSLETAAENDCLITLGIKPSRPDTGYGYIQYTKQLLNDDFHKVKTFTEKPTLDIAKTFIQSGDFLWNAGIFVWSAKAIVDSFNKHLPDMHDIFADARSVYNGDAERSYINTAYQQCTNISIDYGIMEKAENVYVLPSEFGWSDLGTWTSVYQLAEKDYVGNAVIPADKVIMYDSSNCMVNVPGEKLVVLQGLHDYIVVEANNTLMICPRDQEQSVKQIVADVKQKFGTKYI; encoded by the coding sequence ATGAATAAAAACTATTACGCAATTATCATGGCTGGCGGGATCGGAAGCCGTTTTTGGCCAATCAGCCGTACCTCCTATCCTAAACAATTCATCGACATTTTAGGTACCGGAAAAACACTTATCCAAAATACCTACGACCGTTTTCTGAAAATTTGCCCGCCTGAAAATATTTACATAGTAACCAATGAAAACTATGCAGAGCTGGTAAAAACACAGCTTCCGGGTATATCAGACCATCAGATATTAACAGAGCCTGTTATGCGTAATACAGCTCCGTGTGTGGCTTATGGTTCTTATAAAATTGAAAGCATGGATCCTGATGCAGTGATTGTTGTAGCGCCTTCAGACCATTTGATTTTAGATGAAAATGCTTTTGTTAATGCTATCCAGAAATCGCTTGAAACTGCTGCCGAAAATGACTGCCTGATCACTTTGGGTATTAAGCCTTCAAGACCGGATACAGGTTATGGTTATATCCAATACACCAAACAGCTACTTAACGACGATTTCCATAAAGTAAAAACGTTTACCGAAAAGCCTACGCTTGATATTGCCAAAACTTTTATTCAAAGCGGCGACTTTTTGTGGAACGCGGGTATTTTTGTTTGGTCGGCAAAAGCAATTGTAGATTCTTTCAATAAGCACCTGCCGGATATGCACGATATTTTTGCAGATGCCCGTAGTGTTTACAATGGCGATGCTGAACGTTCATACATCAACACAGCTTATCAGCAATGTACCAATATTTCTATCGACTATGGTATTATGGAAAAGGCTGAAAACGTATATGTGCTACCTTCAGAATTTGGCTGGTCTGATCTGGGTACCTGGACATCAGTTTATCAGCTTGCAGAAAAAGATTATGTAGGCAATGCCGTTATCCCGGCAGATAAGGTTATTATGTATGATTCGTCAAACTGTATGGTAAATGTACCTGGCGAAAAACTGGTGGTATTGCAGGGACTGCATGATTATATAGTTGTTGAAGCCAATAACACATTGATGATCTGCCCACGCGATCAGGAACAAAGCGTAAAACAAATTGTAGCCGACGTGAAACAGAAATTCGGCACAAAGTATATCTAA
- a CDS encoding 7-carboxy-7-deazaguanine synthase QueE → MSTQVPEDGTLLPLMEEFYTIQGEGYNTGKAAYFIRLGGCDVGCHWCDVKESWDAELHPLTTADQIVESALKHPAKTVVVTGGEPLIYNLDYLTTRLKENGIKTFIETSGAYPLSGHWDWICLSPKKFKAPQPSIAKEAHELKVIVFNKSDFAWGEQYAELVGPDCKLYLQPEWSKAKEVTPLIIDYVMNNPKWEISLQTHKYLNIP, encoded by the coding sequence ATGAGCACACAGGTTCCGGAAGATGGCACGTTGCTTCCTTTAATGGAAGAGTTTTATACAATACAGGGCGAAGGGTATAACACTGGTAAAGCTGCCTATTTTATACGCCTTGGCGGTTGTGATGTGGGATGCCACTGGTGCGATGTAAAAGAAAGCTGGGATGCCGAGCTTCACCCCCTTACTACAGCTGATCAAATAGTAGAGAGTGCCCTGAAACACCCTGCTAAAACGGTTGTGGTTACAGGCGGCGAACCTTTAATCTATAATCTTGACTACCTCACTACCCGGTTAAAAGAAAACGGAATCAAAACCTTTATAGAAACGTCTGGTGCCTATCCGCTTTCAGGCCATTGGGACTGGATCTGCCTGTCGCCTAAAAAGTTTAAAGCACCGCAACCATCAATTGCTAAAGAGGCGCACGAATTAAAGGTTATTGTATTTAATAAATCTGATTTTGCCTGGGGCGAGCAATATGCCGAATTAGTAGGCCCCGACTGTAAGCTGTATTTGCAACCAGAATGGTCTAAAGCAAAAGAAGTTACGCCGCTTATTATTGATTATGTGATGAATAACCCTAAATGGGAAATATCGCTGCAAACACATAAGTACTTAAATATCCCTTAA
- a CDS encoding Imm32 family immunity protein, producing the protein MNKYKSPISGHLDIFVVQNKDEFEGNIKCWNDILIHGDPEALRSLANMLLKLADLDQETIPDLPIGARKHYHLQPKFDLSNSSEQVIIGRLDAKGTGAFYDRYIPTED; encoded by the coding sequence ATGAACAAATACAAGTCACCCATAAGTGGCCATCTGGATATTTTTGTCGTCCAAAATAAAGATGAGTTTGAGGGAAACATAAAATGTTGGAATGATATTCTAATTCATGGGGATCCTGAAGCATTAAGATCTTTGGCAAACATGCTGTTAAAGCTCGCCGATCTTGATCAAGAAACGATTCCCGATCTTCCAATTGGTGCCAGGAAACACTATCATTTACAGCCAAAGTTTGATCTGTCAAACAGTTCAGAACAAGTTATTATTGGTCGGTTAGACGCAAAGGGTACTGGCGCTTTTTATGATCGTTATATCCCCACAGAAGATTAA
- a CDS encoding Rieske (2Fe-2S) protein, giving the protein MKWLQVGEVGDFEKITKIEVAGKKLCVINYGGELFALASKCPHAGADLSKGWCEKGKLICPYHRYSYDLLTGRGSEGQNDFVNTYPVKVENNYIFIGISSFWETFMNIFTS; this is encoded by the coding sequence ATGAAATGGTTGCAGGTAGGCGAGGTTGGTGATTTTGAAAAGATCACTAAAATTGAAGTTGCAGGCAAAAAACTTTGTGTTATCAATTACGGGGGAGAGCTGTTTGCCCTGGCATCCAAATGCCCGCATGCAGGTGCTGATTTAAGCAAGGGTTGGTGCGAAAAAGGAAAGCTTATCTGTCCGTATCATCGCTATTCTTATGATCTTTTAACAGGAAGGGGCAGCGAAGGGCAGAATGACTTTGTAAACACTTATCCCGTGAAAGTAGAAAACAATTATATTTTTATAGGTATCAGTTCATTTTGGGAAACATTTATGAATATTTTTACATCATGA
- the chrA gene encoding chromate efflux transporter: MRDALVYTFTAFGGPQAHIAVLLREFVEKRKYITEDELLELNALSQLLPGPSSTQTLVGIAWKVGRLPLAIITFLIWVLPSAAVMCFAGISFKILAKGNHFTDVIRFIQPIAVGIVGYAAYSFASRFLKTRVSIMLAVASVVATLILQNPYAFPLLVLMGGIISSALETQQQENELRVKLFSNVNPNKVAYFIGVLLLFATLGAIINRTSPFSLPIRLFENFYRNGILIFGGGQVLVPLMYTEFVELKHYLTNTEFLSGYAIQQALPGPTFAFTSFLGSVTLANKGYSLAGQILGSVVAVIGINLPGLILILFIVPFWEDLKKINRIKNSLSGVNAVAVGFMITAFVLLMRPLGTNWLSWGIMLATFLILKFTKIKTPIIIIIGVLVGWFF, encoded by the coding sequence ATGCGCGATGCGCTGGTTTACACCTTCACTGCATTTGGCGGTCCGCAGGCGCATATTGCTGTTCTGCTGCGCGAGTTTGTAGAGAAGCGTAAATACATTACAGAAGATGAGCTGCTGGAATTGAATGCTTTATCCCAGCTACTTCCAGGTCCGTCATCAACCCAAACCCTTGTAGGTATTGCCTGGAAGGTTGGTCGCTTACCTTTAGCAATCATTACCTTCTTAATTTGGGTATTGCCTTCTGCTGCGGTAATGTGCTTTGCAGGTATTAGCTTTAAAATATTGGCAAAGGGCAACCATTTTACAGATGTCATACGGTTCATTCAGCCTATTGCGGTAGGCATAGTGGGTTATGCTGCTTACAGTTTTGCAAGCCGTTTTTTAAAGACCCGTGTCAGTATTATGCTGGCCGTTGCTTCGGTTGTTGCCACGCTAATCTTGCAAAATCCGTACGCGTTCCCTTTATTGGTGCTGATGGGTGGGATTATATCATCTGCATTGGAAACACAGCAGCAGGAAAATGAATTACGGGTAAAGCTGTTTTCAAATGTTAACCCCAATAAGGTGGCCTATTTTATTGGCGTGTTGCTGCTTTTTGCAACATTAGGTGCTATTATTAACCGCACATCGCCGTTTAGTTTGCCTATACGTTTGTTTGAGAACTTTTACCGCAACGGTATATTGATCTTTGGCGGTGGGCAGGTGCTTGTGCCGCTAATGTACACAGAGTTTGTTGAGCTGAAACACTATTTAACTAATACCGAATTTTTATCGGGGTATGCCATCCAGCAGGCATTGCCCGGGCCTACATTTGCTTTTACTTCCTTTTTAGGTAGCGTTACGTTAGCTAACAAGGGTTATTCTTTAGCAGGGCAAATTCTGGGTTCTGTTGTGGCAGTAATAGGTATCAATCTTCCGGGTTTGATTCTCATTCTATTTATTGTGCCTTTTTGGGAAGACCTTAAAAAGATCAACCGTATTAAAAATTCGCTTAGTGGGGTTAATGCTGTAGCCGTTGGCTTTATGATCACCGCTTTTGTGCTGCTGATGCGGCCGTTGGGTACCAACTGGCTTTCCTGGGGCATAATGTTAGCTACTTTTTTAATCCTGAAGTTTACTAAAATAAAAACGCCGATCATTATTATCATCGGCGTGTTAGTGGGCTGGTTCTTCTGA
- a CDS encoding OmpA family protein: MTRAFITIISVVFFPLWIFAQSRQYTSHTSTAIKNYALAGASVDNRKYDDAIDLLLKSLEADDRFIEAHILLGDVYKFRQKYPESLAQYLKAIAINAEFSRGIYLKAGEVEIRLAKYNDAQMHLVKYLSYPYLTDRDRFYAKKMIADCEFAVQALQHPVPFTPVNLGPEVNSKDDEYLPTATADEGMLIFTRKINNNEDFYKSIKGINGKWQTATYLSKQINTAEYNEGAQSISQDGKYLFFTGCNRPDGLGRCDIYISQKNGADWSKPFDLSPPVNSGAWESQPSISADGKTLFFVSNRRGGYGGDDIWKTRLTEKGWSEPENLGPNINTAFDEQSPFIHPDDSTLYFCSTGWPGMGNRDLFISRLGKDGRWGKPENLGYPINSSGDENGLTITATGSFAYFASNNLNGLGGYDIYRFELPQAIRPRLVTYVKGKVTDAKSKQPLESIVEIIDLEKNQSVYKDVSSAADGDFLATLTSGKNYGLNISRPGYLFYSENFSLAGHVPNQPFIMNVALSPIEVGKKVILKNIFFDSNKYDIKTESKAELQKIAEFLTANPTVKIEISGHTDDNGNDQLNQTLSENRAKAVYQYLVSNGINPAKLVSKGYGKTQPLAPNTSEENKAKNRRTEFKIIAK; encoded by the coding sequence ATGACCCGCGCGTTTATCACAATAATTTCAGTTGTCTTTTTTCCTTTATGGATATTTGCACAATCGCGGCAGTACACCAGCCATACCTCAACTGCCATAAAAAATTATGCATTAGCAGGCGCCAGTGTCGACAATAGAAAATATGATGATGCCATTGATTTGCTGCTTAAATCATTAGAGGCAGACGACCGCTTTATTGAAGCACATATTTTATTGGGCGATGTTTACAAGTTCAGGCAAAAATATCCCGAAAGTTTAGCACAGTACCTGAAAGCAATTGCTATCAATGCTGAATTTAGCAGAGGAATTTATCTTAAAGCAGGCGAGGTAGAAATAAGGTTAGCTAAATACAATGATGCGCAGATGCACCTGGTGAAGTATTTATCATACCCGTACCTTACAGATCGTGATCGTTTTTATGCTAAAAAAATGATTGCTGATTGTGAATTTGCAGTACAGGCCTTACAGCATCCCGTGCCATTTACGCCTGTAAATTTAGGGCCCGAAGTAAATTCAAAAGATGATGAATATCTGCCCACAGCTACGGCTGATGAAGGCATGCTGATTTTTACCAGGAAGATTAACAATAATGAGGACTTTTATAAAAGCATTAAAGGGATAAACGGTAAATGGCAAACTGCCACTTATTTAAGTAAGCAGATTAATACTGCCGAATATAATGAGGGTGCTCAATCCATTTCTCAGGATGGCAAATATTTATTTTTTACCGGATGTAACCGCCCCGATGGTTTAGGCCGTTGTGATATTTACATCTCTCAAAAAAATGGTGCAGATTGGTCGAAACCATTTGACCTAAGTCCGCCGGTTAATTCAGGCGCCTGGGAATCGCAGCCATCGATCAGTGCTGATGGTAAAACATTATTTTTTGTAAGCAACCGCCGCGGTGGTTACGGGGGTGATGATATCTGGAAAACCAGGCTTACAGAAAAAGGGTGGTCTGAGCCGGAAAACTTAGGCCCGAATATCAATACAGCTTTTGATGAGCAGTCGCCGTTTATTCACCCGGATGATAGCACATTATACTTTTGTTCTACAGGATGGCCGGGCATGGGTAACCGGGATCTGTTTATCAGCCGCTTAGGTAAAGATGGCAGATGGGGCAAGCCGGAAAACCTGGGCTACCCAATTAATTCAAGCGGCGACGAAAATGGGTTAACCATTACAGCAACAGGGAGCTTTGCTTACTTTGCCTCAAACAACTTAAACGGGTTAGGTGGATATGACATTTACAGGTTTGAATTGCCGCAGGCCATAAGGCCAAGGTTGGTTACTTATGTAAAGGGTAAGGTGACCGATGCAAAAAGCAAACAGCCTCTTGAATCGATAGTAGAGATCATTGATCTTGAAAAAAACCAATCAGTCTATAAAGATGTTAGCTCAGCAGCTGACGGCGACTTCCTGGCAACACTTACCAGCGGCAAAAATTACGGCCTTAACATTTCGCGCCCGGGATATCTGTTCTATTCAGAAAATTTTTCACTTGCAGGACATGTGCCTAATCAGCCGTTTATAATGAATGTGGCATTATCGCCCATTGAAGTTGGCAAAAAGGTAATTCTAAAGAATATTTTCTTTGACAGTAACAAATACGACATCAAAACAGAATCAAAGGCCGAGCTTCAAAAAATCGCAGAATTTTTAACAGCAAACCCAACTGTTAAGATCGAGATCTCAGGCCATACAGATGATAATGGTAATGATCAGCTAAATCAAACCCTGTCAGAAAACCGCGCCAAAGCTGTTTATCAGTACTTGGTTAGCAACGGCATCAACCCGGCAAAACTGGTATCTAAAGGCTATGGTAAAACGCAGCCATTAGCGCCCAATACATCAGAAGAGAACAAAGCTAAAAACCGCCGTACGGAGTTTAAGATTATAGCTAAATAG
- the rlmB gene encoding 23S rRNA (guanosine(2251)-2'-O)-methyltransferase RlmB, with translation MSFNNPPRRESNQMVFGIRAVMEAIRSGKEIESLFIQRGLGGGLFHEFKALLNEHGIFAQQVPIEKLNRITTKNHQGVIGVISPIIYQKIEDIIPVIFEQGKTPLILVLDGVTDVRNMGAIARTAECAGVDAIVLPSKGSAQINPDAIKTSAGALYKIPVCRHDNLLQTVKFLQESGLQLVCCTEKTESSIYDVDYTAPTVIIMGSEESGIRHEIIRISEHLAKIPMFGEIESLNVSVSAAVIIYEAIRQRGLKV, from the coding sequence ATGTCGTTTAATAACCCGCCAAGACGAGAAAGTAATCAGATGGTTTTCGGTATTCGTGCTGTAATGGAAGCCATCAGATCAGGTAAAGAAATTGAATCACTTTTTATTCAGCGCGGTTTAGGCGGCGGGCTGTTTCATGAATTTAAAGCCCTGTTAAATGAACACGGTATTTTTGCGCAACAGGTACCCATTGAAAAGCTGAACCGTATTACCACAAAAAATCATCAAGGGGTAATAGGGGTTATATCACCTATCATTTATCAAAAAATAGAAGACATTATCCCGGTAATATTTGAGCAGGGAAAAACGCCATTGATATTAGTGCTTGACGGTGTTACCGATGTGCGTAATATGGGCGCTATTGCCCGCACTGCCGAGTGTGCAGGTGTTGATGCTATCGTATTGCCCTCAAAAGGATCGGCGCAGATCAACCCGGATGCCATTAAAACATCGGCAGGCGCATTATATAAAATTCCGGTTTGCAGGCACGATAATTTATTGCAAACTGTAAAGTTTTTACAGGAGTCGGGCTTACAACTGGTATGCTGTACCGAAAAAACGGAAAGCAGTATTTATGATGTTGATTATACTGCACCAACGGTGATCATAATGGGGTCAGAGGAAAGTGGTATCCGTCATGAAATCATCCGCATTTCAGAGCATTTAGCCAAAATCCCCATGTTTGGCGAAATAGAGTCTCTAAACGTATCGGTATCTGCTGCTGTTATTATTTATGAGGCTATCAGGCAGCGGGGATTGAAAGTTTAA
- the dnaB gene encoding replicative DNA helicase, giving the protein MIFENENQNSRSSTDKRTRNFSNPSGFVGKLPPQARDLEEAVLGALMLEKDALSAVVDVLKPEVFYVEAHQKIFQAIRVLFERTSPVDILTVTAQLRQQGELEMVGGAYYITELTNRVASAANIEYHARIIIQKFIQRELIRISTEVISSAYEDTTDVLDLLDKAEKNLFDIAQNNLRRDSRKMDDILHESLKELEALKDKKDGLTGVPSGFTELDRMTSGWQKSDLVIIAARPAMGKTAFVLSCARNAAVDFAKPVVVFSLEMSSVQLVNRLISGETQIEQEKIRKGNLEEWEWQQLHSKIGRLEQAPLIIDDTPSLNIFEFRAKCRRLKSQYDIQMIIIDYLQLMHGKSDGKGGNREQEIGSISRALKTVAKELSVPVIALSQLSRAVENRPGGSKRPMLSDLRESGSIEQDADMVLFLYRPEYYGLEFDEDNNPTQGVGEVIVAKHRNGETGRVRLKFVGKYVKFTDLEQNIDGFNPAGNAFTGLTPSQDFDKPNNFIIRPSRMDDMEDEPPF; this is encoded by the coding sequence ATGATATTCGAAAACGAAAACCAAAATAGCCGTTCAAGTACAGATAAACGTACCAGGAATTTCTCTAACCCATCGGGCTTTGTCGGAAAATTACCACCGCAGGCACGTGATTTAGAAGAGGCTGTGTTAGGTGCGCTTATGCTTGAAAAAGATGCGCTTTCGGCAGTTGTTGACGTTTTAAAGCCAGAGGTTTTTTATGTGGAAGCGCATCAGAAAATTTTTCAGGCCATACGTGTTTTATTTGAGCGTACCTCCCCTGTAGATATTTTAACGGTTACCGCACAGCTGCGCCAGCAAGGCGAACTTGAAATGGTGGGCGGAGCATATTACATTACTGAACTCACCAACCGTGTAGCTTCGGCAGCTAATATTGAGTACCACGCACGTATCATCATTCAGAAATTTATTCAGCGCGAATTGATCCGTATTTCAACCGAAGTGATCAGCAGCGCTTATGAAGATACTACTGACGTACTGGATCTGTTAGATAAAGCAGAGAAAAACCTTTTTGATATTGCTCAAAATAACCTTCGCCGCGATTCACGAAAAATGGATGACATATTACATGAATCATTAAAAGAACTTGAAGCGCTAAAAGATAAAAAAGACGGTTTAACCGGTGTGCCTTCTGGCTTTACCGAACTTGACAGAATGACCTCGGGCTGGCAAAAATCAGATCTGGTAATTATCGCTGCACGTCCGGCGATGGGTAAAACAGCATTTGTGTTAAGCTGCGCGCGTAATGCCGCCGTTGATTTCGCAAAACCGGTTGTTGTTTTTTCCCTGGAGATGTCATCAGTTCAGTTGGTTAATCGTCTGATATCGGGCGAGACACAGATTGAGCAAGAGAAAATACGTAAAGGCAACCTGGAAGAATGGGAATGGCAGCAATTACACTCTAAAATTGGCAGGCTTGAGCAGGCCCCATTGATTATTGACGATACACCTTCCTTAAATATTTTTGAATTCCGCGCTAAATGCCGCCGTTTAAAATCGCAGTACGATATCCAGATGATCATTATTGACTACTTGCAGCTGATGCATGGTAAAAGTGATGGCAAAGGCGGTAACCGTGAGCAGGAAATCGGTAGTATCTCACGTGCATTAAAGACGGTTGCAAAAGAACTGAGCGTACCTGTAATTGCCCTATCGCAGTTAAGCCGTGCGGTTGAAAACCGTCCGGGTGGTTCAAAAAGGCCAATGCTTTCCGACTTACGTGAATCTGGTTCAATTGAGCAGGATGCCGATATGGTATTGTTCCTTTACCGTCCTGAATATTACGGTTTGGAGTTTGACGAGGATAATAACCCTACTCAAGGCGTTGGTGAGGTTATTGTGGCCAAGCACCGTAACGGTGAAACAGGCCGTGTGCGTCTGAAATTCGTAGGCAAATACGTGAAGTTCACTGACCTTGAACAAAATATTGACGGCTTTAATCCAGCTGGAAATGCCTTTACAGGCTTAACACCATCGCAGGATTTCGATAAGCCGAATAACTTTATTATCCGCCCATCGCGTATGGATGATATGGAAGACGAGCCGCCTTTCTAA
- the recQ gene encoding DNA helicase RecQ, with the protein MEAKKSLFDNLQNFFGFDNFKGEQEAIITNILAGNDTFVIMPTGGGKSMCYQLPALMSDGTAIVISPLIALMKNQVDQLRAFGGSDSIAHFLNSSLTKSEIARVKEDVLGGKTKLLYVAPESLTKQENIDFLRLNHVSFVAVDEAHCISEWGHDFRPEYRKIRQVISNISDSIPIIALTATATPKVQHDIQKNLQMNNATVYKSSFNRSNLFYEVRAKRNVIKEIIKFVKQHPGKSGIIYCLSRKKVEEVAEALTLNGIKALPYHAGLDAKVRADTQDKFLMEDVEVIVATIAFGMGIDKPDVRYVIHHDVPKSMEGYYQETGRAGRDGGEGVCVAFYSEKDIDKLQKFMKDKPVSEREIGTQILKEVIDYAESAVCRRKQILHYFGENFNEAGCNCMCDNCSSQRTFFDGEEHLHHALSLIKQLGEKFDDHHITSFLMGEDNPQIHHYEHHLLPNFGAGKAQGENVWKSLLRQALLDNYVSKDIDQYGLLRLTNKGANFIENPHSIKFILNRPMEATDDDDSEDGPKQAGGALDTQLLQMLKDQRKKMAKQKGLPPFVIFQDPSLEEMCTHYPITMDELKQISGVGAGKAMKFGAPFIELIKKYVEDNDIDRPVDMVIKSAANKSALKVYIIQNIDRHLDLEDIASSKGLTYEEILREVESIVNSGTKLNLNYYINEVIDEDRQEEVFDYFRQAEVDSIDHAMVELGSDDYTREEVQLMRIKFMSELGN; encoded by the coding sequence ATTGAAGCAAAAAAGTCACTTTTTGACAATCTCCAAAATTTCTTCGGCTTTGACAACTTTAAGGGAGAACAGGAAGCGATTATTACTAACATATTAGCAGGTAACGATACATTTGTTATTATGCCCACAGGTGGCGGTAAATCAATGTGTTACCAGCTGCCGGCACTAATGAGCGATGGTACTGCCATTGTAATTTCCCCACTTATTGCATTAATGAAAAATCAGGTCGACCAGCTTCGTGCGTTCGGCGGCTCTGATAGTATTGCACACTTTTTAAATTCATCTCTCACAAAATCTGAAATAGCCCGTGTAAAGGAAGATGTACTGGGCGGTAAAACAAAATTACTTTACGTTGCCCCCGAATCTTTGACTAAACAAGAGAACATTGATTTTCTTCGTTTAAACCATGTCTCATTTGTGGCGGTTGACGAAGCGCATTGTATTTCAGAGTGGGGCCATGATTTCAGGCCTGAATACCGTAAGATCAGACAGGTGATCAGCAATATCAGTGACAGCATACCAATTATTGCATTAACGGCTACTGCCACACCAAAGGTTCAGCATGATATACAGAAGAATCTGCAGATGAATAATGCAACGGTTTATAAATCATCTTTTAACCGATCAAACTTATTTTACGAGGTACGCGCAAAACGCAACGTTATCAAGGAGATCATTAAGTTTGTTAAGCAGCATCCGGGAAAATCGGGTATCATCTATTGCTTAAGCCGTAAAAAGGTGGAAGAAGTTGCCGAGGCTTTAACCCTTAACGGTATCAAAGCATTACCTTACCATGCAGGCCTGGACGCTAAAGTACGTGCAGATACGCAGGATAAATTCCTGATGGAAGATGTAGAGGTAATTGTTGCCACTATTGCCTTTGGTATGGGTATAGATAAACCCGATGTGCGTTATGTAATTCACCATGATGTACCTAAAAGCATGGAGGGTTACTACCAGGAAACCGGCCGTGCCGGGCGTGATGGGGGCGAAGGCGTTTGCGTTGCTTTTTACTCTGAAAAGGATATTGATAAACTGCAAAAGTTTATGAAAGATAAACCTGTTTCAGAACGAGAAATTGGCACACAGATACTGAAAGAAGTAATTGATTATGCCGAGTCGGCAGTTTGCCGCCGTAAACAGATATTACATTATTTCGGTGAAAACTTTAACGAGGCTGGCTGTAACTGCATGTGCGATAACTGTTCGTCGCAAAGAACGTTTTTTGATGGTGAGGAACATCTGCACCATGCTTTAAGCCTGATTAAGCAATTGGGAGAAAAATTTGACGACCATCACATCACCAGCTTTTTAATGGGCGAGGATAATCCGCAGATACACCATTACGAGCATCATTTACTGCCTAATTTTGGAGCGGGTAAAGCACAGGGAGAAAATGTATGGAAATCGCTTCTTCGCCAGGCATTGCTTGATAATTATGTTTCAAAGGATATTGACCAGTATGGTTTGTTACGCCTTACCAACAAAGGCGCTAACTTTATTGAGAACCCGCATAGCATTAAGTTTATACTTAACCGCCCTATGGAAGCTACTGATGATGATGATAGCGAAGACGGCCCGAAACAAGCTGGCGGCGCTTTAGATACACAGCTGCTGCAAATGCTGAAAGATCAGCGTAAAAAGATGGCCAAGCAAAAAGGCTTGCCGCCGTTTGTGATCTTCCAGGACCCTTCATTAGAGGAAATGTGTACGCATTATCCCATTACCATGGATGAGCTGAAACAAATCTCAGGTGTTGGTGCGGGTAAGGCCATGAAATTTGGTGCGCCTTTTATAGAACTTATTAAAAAATACGTTGAGGATAATGATATTGACCGTCCGGTTGATATGGTGATCAAAAGTGCAGCTAATAAATCAGCCTTGAAGGTTTACATCATTCAGAATATCGACCGTCATTTAGACCTGGAAGATATTGCCAGCTCGAAGGGCTTAACATATGAAGAGATTTTACGTGAGGTAGAATCAATTGTAAACTCGGGGACGAAACTTAACCTTAACTATTATATTAACGAGGTGATAGACGAGGACAGGCAGGAAGAAGTGTTTGATTACTTCCGCCAGGCTGAAGTAGACTCCATTGACCATGCAATGGTTGAATTGGGCTCCGATGATTACACCCGCGAAGAGGTACAACTGATGCGTATCAAATTCATGAGCGAATTAGGTAATTAA